The following are from one region of the Cloacibacterium normanense genome:
- a CDS encoding Crp/Fnr family transcriptional regulator, producing MENFQFQISRLLDAPIEVVQFCSEKIKVKNVQKGEFFLQPGEVCNDTFFVNKGLLRMYSIDKNGKEHILHFAPENWILVDRSSLYLNQPSDYYIDAVEPSEVLVLSPEYFDFLAENQPSVIAKQNVLLHKHVSSLQRRITQLLGATAEERYVDFLKTYPNIFERVPQWMVASYLGITPESLSRVRKELVRKK from the coding sequence TTGGAAAATTTTCAATTTCAAATTTCTAGATTACTTGATGCTCCTATAGAAGTTGTACAGTTTTGTAGTGAGAAAATCAAAGTTAAAAATGTGCAAAAAGGCGAGTTTTTCTTACAACCCGGCGAAGTATGTAATGATACATTTTTTGTGAATAAAGGCTTACTAAGAATGTACAGTATTGACAAAAACGGAAAAGAACATATCTTGCATTTTGCTCCCGAAAACTGGATTTTAGTAGACCGAAGTAGTCTTTATCTTAATCAACCTTCAGATTATTACATAGATGCGGTAGAACCTTCAGAAGTTTTGGTGCTTTCGCCAGAATATTTTGATTTTTTAGCGGAAAATCAACCTTCAGTTATTGCAAAACAGAATGTTCTATTGCACAAACATGTAAGCAGTCTGCAGAGAAGGATTACCCAATTATTGGGAGCCACTGCAGAAGAAAGATATGTAGATTTTTTGAAGACTTATCCTAATATTTTTGAAAGAGTTCCGCAATGGATGGTGGCGTCTTACCTAGGGATTACCCCAGAAAGTTTGAGCCGTGTGAGAAAAGAATTGGTTCGGAAAAAATAA
- a CDS encoding GNAT family N-acetyltransferase, translated as MEFSKLVKGFEVSEEGHKIGHIEFNIVNGVMKITHTEVDKEHSGKGIATELVKIAVEYARHKNLKVKPLCSLASHVLKKDDYSDILE; from the coding sequence ATGGAATTTAGTAAATTGGTCAAAGGATTCGAAGTCTCTGAAGAAGGGCATAAAATCGGACATATCGAGTTTAATATTGTAAATGGAGTGATGAAAATTACTCATACAGAAGTAGATAAAGAACATTCTGGTAAGGGAATTGCCACAGAATTGGTGAAAATTGCTGTAGAATATGCAAGGCATAAAAACCTAAAAGTGAAACCACTTTGTTCTCTTGCTTCGCATGTATTGAAAAAGGATGATTACTCAGATATTTTAGAATAA